Proteins encoded within one genomic window of Candidatus Cloacimonadota bacterium:
- a CDS encoding porin family protein → MKKMLFMVVLLVSCGAIFAQNPVAEGQTQFNAGLGFSNRSVPVYIGLDYGIHKDITLGGELSFISYHERYQQNKYNHSVIGISGNANYHFNHILNIPLDWDFYIGPNLGFYIWNSPDDYPGSRTSGLGFGAQIGGRYYFTDKFGINLEFGGGNVFSGGKFGISLKL, encoded by the coding sequence ATGAAAAAGATGTTATTTATGGTAGTTTTACTCGTTTCTTGTGGGGCTATCTTTGCGCAGAACCCTGTTGCCGAAGGCCAGACACAGTTCAATGCAGGTTTAGGCTTTTCTAACCGTAGTGTTCCCGTTTATATTGGTTTAGATTATGGGATACATAAAGATATCACATTAGGTGGTGAGTTATCTTTTATCTCATATCATGAAAGGTATCAACAAAATAAATATAACCATTCCGTCATCGGAATTTCCGGTAACGCTAATTATCACTTTAATCATATCTTGAATATACCATTGGACTGGGATTTTTATATTGGTCCCAACCTTGGCTTTTACATCTGGAATTCTCCCGATGATTATCCCGGATCACGTACTTCCGGTTTAGGGTTCGGTGCTCAGATTGGCGGGCGTTACTACTTTACCGATAAATTCGGGATCAATCTTGAATTCGGGGGTGGTAATGTTTTCTCCGGAGGCAAATTTGGTATTTCTTTGAAATTATAA
- a CDS encoding lmo0937 family membrane protein, with the protein MLWTIAVVLVILWLLGLVTSYTVGGFVHVLLVIAIIVILIRLITGKKPLA; encoded by the coding sequence ATGTTATGGACTATAGCTGTCGTATTAGTGATTCTCTGGTTGCTCGGACTTGTCACTTCCTATACTGTAGGTGGGTTCGTTCACGTACTATTGGTGATTGCGATTATTGTTATCCTGATCAGGTTGATTACTGGGAAAAAACCACTCGCCTGA